A window from Kovacikia minuta CCNUW1 encodes these proteins:
- the rplU gene encoding 50S ribosomal protein L21, translating into MTSYAIIETGGKQLRVEPGRFYDVERLAAEPDTQITIDKVLFVQDDGTISVGQPLVEGATVAATVLRHLRDRKIIVYKMRPKKKTRKKQGHRQELTRLMIDSIDLGGAGSKKAAKAQTSPAETPANTAKVPQTEEPDAVSQTTSQPSADT; encoded by the coding sequence ATGACTTCCTACGCAATTATTGAAACGGGCGGTAAGCAGTTGCGGGTAGAACCCGGTCGCTTTTACGATGTGGAGCGGCTCGCGGCTGAACCCGACACCCAAATTACGATCGACAAGGTTTTGTTTGTCCAGGACGATGGCACCATTAGCGTGGGTCAACCTCTGGTAGAAGGCGCGACGGTAGCAGCAACGGTGTTACGCCATTTGCGCGATCGTAAAATAATTGTCTACAAAATGCGCCCCAAAAAGAAAACCCGCAAAAAGCAAGGGCATCGGCAAGAATTGACTCGCCTGATGATTGATAGTATCGATCTGGGTGGAGCGGGTTCTAAAAAAGCAGCGAAAGCTCAGACTTCCCCCGCAGAAACCCCTGCAAACACAGCTAAGGTTCCTCAGACAGAAGAACCTGACGCCGTTTCCCAGACAACCTCCCAGCCGAGTGCTGACACCTGA
- a CDS encoding ABC transporter ATP-binding protein, whose translation MAEPLIELKGVSKAFGKNIVLDKVDLTIYRGEALGIIGPSGTGKSTILRIIAGLLAPDSGEIYVCGKKREGLIDDAADPVGIGMVFQQAALFDSLTVDENVGFLLYEHSRLSRKQIRELVEQRLEMVGLSGISDRFPAELSGGMRKRVSFARAIMANPDNPQDTPEVLLYDEPTAGLDPIASTVIEDLIRELQCTVGGCSTYVMVTHQDSTIRRTTDRIVFLFNGRVQWDGPVSSIDTTDNPLIRQFFSGKVEGPIQVIG comes from the coding sequence ATGGCTGAACCGTTGATTGAATTAAAGGGAGTTTCCAAAGCGTTCGGCAAAAATATTGTGCTGGACAAGGTTGATCTAACCATTTACCGGGGAGAGGCACTGGGAATTATTGGTCCTTCAGGTACGGGCAAATCAACAATTCTGAGGATTATTGCTGGATTGTTAGCTCCGGACTCAGGGGAGATTTACGTGTGTGGCAAAAAACGGGAGGGGTTGATTGATGATGCCGCAGATCCGGTTGGCATTGGCATGGTATTTCAGCAGGCAGCCCTGTTTGATTCGCTGACGGTTGATGAAAATGTGGGTTTTTTACTTTACGAACATTCCAGGTTGTCGCGCAAGCAAATTCGTGAACTGGTCGAGCAACGCCTGGAAATGGTGGGCTTATCGGGGATTAGCGATCGCTTCCCAGCCGAACTATCGGGTGGGATGCGGAAGCGGGTCAGCTTTGCCCGCGCCATTATGGCGAATCCAGACAATCCCCAGGATACGCCAGAGGTGCTGCTTTATGATGAACCGACAGCAGGGTTAGATCCGATCGCCTCAACTGTGATTGAAGACTTAATCCGCGAGTTGCAGTGTACAGTTGGTGGCTGTAGCACTTACGTCATGGTGACTCACCAGGACAGTACAATTCGACGCACCACCGATCGAATCGTGTTTCTGTTTAATGGCAGGGTGCAATGGGACGGACCCGTATCGTCAATTGACACAACCGACAACCCCTTGATTCGGCAATTCTTTAGTGGCAAGGTTGAAGGACCCATTCAAGTGATTGGCTAA
- a CDS encoding MlaD family protein, whose amino-acid sequence MRSRTIREGSVGLLILLGLGLFAGLILWLRGLSLGTRSYKAIVDFANIAGMEVGAPVRYRGVTVGKITQTRPGPNGVEVEIEIAPADLIIPRDSIVEASQSGLLGSTSIQILPRKPLAGTVAAKPLDPNCDSNLIVCSGDRLPGQIGVSVDELVRASTRFADVYSDPKFLNNVNALTKNTADAALEIARLSREFTAVAKVARQEISTLSTSAGAISQTANKLGLTADEVNRLLVTNRGNLVTTLENITVLTTQLRSSATTLRQGDLLRNLETLSANAAEASNNLRDVSRSLNSPANILALQQTLDSARATFQNAQKITSDLDELTGDPTFRTNLRRLVNGLSNLVSSTQQLQQQTQLAQLLEPIAIANTNTPTPATTPPAPPTPINSPAAAPPTPHSAAPEAPLNNP is encoded by the coding sequence ATGCGATCGCGAACAATTCGGGAAGGGTCAGTTGGATTACTCATCCTGCTGGGATTGGGACTATTTGCTGGATTGATTTTATGGCTGCGGGGGTTGAGTTTGGGTACCCGCAGTTATAAGGCGATCGTTGACTTTGCCAATATTGCAGGGATGGAAGTTGGCGCGCCCGTTCGCTATCGGGGGGTCACCGTTGGCAAAATTACCCAGACTCGCCCAGGACCCAACGGAGTTGAAGTTGAGATTGAAATCGCTCCCGCAGATTTGATCATTCCCAGGGATTCGATCGTCGAAGCGAGTCAATCGGGACTGTTGGGCAGCACTTCAATTCAAATTCTGCCTAGAAAGCCGCTTGCAGGCACTGTCGCAGCTAAACCGCTTGATCCTAATTGCGACAGCAACCTGATTGTCTGTAGTGGAGATCGTCTACCTGGTCAGATTGGCGTCAGTGTGGATGAACTTGTGCGGGCTTCCACTCGCTTTGCAGATGTTTATAGTGACCCCAAATTTCTAAATAATGTCAATGCCCTGACCAAAAATACGGCTGATGCTGCTTTAGAAATCGCCCGTTTGAGTCGAGAGTTTACTGCGGTCGCCAAAGTCGCCAGACAGGAGATTTCTACCCTTTCCACCTCCGCTGGGGCAATTTCCCAAACCGCTAATAAATTAGGGCTGACGGCAGATGAAGTAAATCGGCTGTTGGTGACCAATCGAGGAAACCTGGTCACCACCCTGGAAAACATTACTGTCCTTACGACTCAACTCCGTTCCTCTGCCACCACCCTGAGGCAGGGTGACTTGCTGCGTAACCTGGAAACCCTTTCTGCCAACGCCGCAGAAGCATCAAATAACTTGCGAGATGTGTCCCGATCGCTCAATTCACCCGCCAACATCCTTGCGCTCCAACAAACGCTTGACTCTGCCAGAGCGACCTTCCAAAATGCTCAAAAAATTACCTCTGATCTGGATGAGCTAACCGGAGATCCCACCTTCCGAACCAACCTACGCCGATTGGTTAACGGGCTAAGCAATCTGGTCTCCTCCACCCAGCAACTTCAACAGCAAACCCAACTAGCGCAGCTTTTGGAGCCAATTGCGATCGCCAACACCAACACACCCACCCCGGCGACAACGCCACCCGCCCCACCCACACCCATTAATTCGCCTGCCGCCGCCCCACCAACCCCCCATTCTGCCGCACCAGAAGCCCCGCTAAATAACCCGTAG
- a CDS encoding uracil-xanthine permease family protein: MTQPEEIGILQKEPELPEVQSFPELSTTDSELIYGLYDRPPFVEAIFVAVQHVLAAFVGIVTPPLIISTSIGLDPANTSFIISMSLLASGICTFIQCKTFGPVGSGLLSLQGTSFAFLGAILGVAGTTIQSGRTAEQALALIFGVCFFGAFANVILSRFLHLLNKIVTPIVSGTLVMLIGLSLLKTGVTSMAGGTAALKNNTFANPQNMVLGVGVFLLVIILTLSKNQYIRMGAIAIGLLVGYIASALMGMVDPSIFSKLPLISLPIPFRYGMSFDFSALIPFLILFPLTAIESVGDMTATSVVSKEPIAGPVYIRRIKAGVLADGLNSSLAALLNTFPITTFSQNTGVIQMTGVGSRYVGFFVAAILALLGLLPIVSGAFQSIPQPVLGGATTVMFGSIAVAGVKIIASENLDRRSTIIIASSLATGLGVVFVPELFNNQPDIIKNMFASATSTGGLTAILLSWLLPQASTSSNSGMPADVEIADV; encoded by the coding sequence ATGACACAGCCAGAGGAAATTGGTATTCTACAGAAGGAACCTGAGTTACCTGAAGTTCAGAGTTTTCCAGAACTATCAACAACGGACTCGGAACTCATCTATGGGCTGTATGACCGACCACCCTTTGTTGAGGCGATTTTTGTGGCGGTGCAGCACGTCCTGGCTGCATTCGTCGGCATTGTGACACCACCATTAATTATCAGCACCAGCATTGGACTCGATCCTGCTAATACCAGTTTTATTATCAGCATGTCGCTGCTTGCCTCTGGCATCTGCACATTTATTCAGTGCAAAACCTTTGGTCCTGTCGGTTCGGGTTTGCTCAGCTTGCAGGGGACTAGCTTTGCATTCCTCGGTGCGATTTTGGGTGTGGCGGGCACCACTATTCAATCTGGGAGGACAGCAGAACAGGCTTTGGCGCTGATTTTTGGCGTTTGCTTTTTTGGTGCGTTTGCAAATGTGATCCTGAGTCGGTTTTTGCATCTGCTAAACAAAATTGTGACGCCGATCGTCTCAGGAACTCTAGTTATGTTGATTGGGCTGAGTTTGCTTAAAACGGGCGTTACGAGTATGGCAGGCGGTACGGCGGCACTAAAAAACAACACGTTTGCAAATCCGCAGAATATGGTGCTGGGGGTCGGCGTATTTTTGCTCGTCATCATTTTGACGCTTTCTAAAAATCAATATATCCGAATGGGGGCGATCGCCATTGGTTTGCTGGTTGGCTACATTGCCTCTGCCCTGATGGGAATGGTTGATCCCAGCATCTTCAGCAAACTTCCACTGATTAGTTTGCCGATTCCGTTTCGATACGGGATGAGTTTTGATTTCAGTGCGCTGATTCCGTTTCTAATTCTATTTCCACTGACTGCGATCGAATCTGTGGGCGACATGACGGCAACTTCTGTTGTTTCCAAAGAACCGATCGCCGGTCCGGTCTATATCCGACGAATTAAAGCTGGAGTGTTGGCAGACGGACTCAACTCATCTCTGGCAGCGTTGCTCAATACCTTTCCCATCACCACCTTTAGCCAAAATACAGGGGTGATCCAAATGACAGGTGTGGGCAGTCGCTATGTTGGGTTCTTTGTCGCAGCCATTCTAGCGTTGTTGGGACTGTTGCCAATTGTCAGTGGTGCTTTTCAGTCTATTCCCCAACCGGTACTAGGCGGAGCAACTACGGTCATGTTTGGGTCGATCGCGGTTGCTGGAGTCAAAATTATTGCCTCTGAAAATCTAGATCGCCGTTCCACGATTATTATTGCAAGTTCGTTAGCGACTGGATTAGGTGTCGTATTTGTACCAGAGTTGTTCAACAACCAACCAGACATTATCAAAAATATGTTTGCTTCAGCAACTTCGACGGGTGGGTTAACGGCAATTCTGCTGAGTTGGCTGCTACCCCAGGCTTCAACGTCGAGTAATTCGGGGATGCCAGCAGATGTAGAAATCGCAGACGTTTAA
- a CDS encoding DNA topoisomerase IB — protein MQSKVHRRSIHKHLKATIVSDPVESAKAVGLRYVTDDTKGISRKRYGKKGFVYLDVNGDRIQDPEELKRINALAIPPAYKDVWICPFPNGHLQATGRDAKGRKQYRYHPLWRSIRDQTKFTRMIIFSQSLPTLRERLEHDLLLPGLPKEKVLAAILRLMEMTRIRVGNEEYARTNESYGLTTLRDEHVEVKGAQMQFHFRGKSGIEHEIAITDKRLARIVKRCQDIPGQELFQYRDDNGEYQTISSGDVNDYLREITGQDFTAKDFRTWAGTVLAASELASIGPFTSQTAAKKNIVQAIKTVAVHLGNRPATCRKYYVHPAILEAYQDETLHQITQKYAATIVDNAYALKPEELAVVAMLEQQVMQELQHQVAC, from the coding sequence ATGCAATCTAAAGTTCATAGGCGATCGATCCATAAGCATCTAAAAGCAACGATTGTTTCAGATCCGGTTGAATCAGCGAAGGCAGTTGGATTGCGTTATGTAACCGATGACACGAAGGGAATTAGCCGCAAACGTTACGGCAAGAAAGGATTTGTTTATCTGGATGTGAATGGCGATCGAATTCAAGATCCGGAAGAACTGAAGCGAATTAATGCCCTAGCAATTCCACCAGCCTATAAAGATGTGTGGATTTGTCCCTTTCCCAATGGGCACTTGCAGGCAACCGGGCGCGATGCCAAAGGTCGCAAGCAGTATCGTTATCATCCACTCTGGCGATCGATACGCGACCAGACTAAATTCACCCGGATGATTATTTTTAGCCAGTCTTTGCCCACTCTTCGGGAACGACTGGAGCATGACTTATTATTGCCAGGGTTGCCGAAGGAAAAAGTACTGGCGGCAATTCTGCGGCTCATGGAAATGACCCGGATTCGCGTTGGCAATGAGGAATACGCCCGCACCAATGAATCCTATGGCTTGACCACCCTACGAGATGAGCATGTGGAGGTGAAAGGTGCCCAAATGCAATTCCATTTCCGAGGCAAGAGTGGGATAGAGCATGAAATCGCGATTACTGACAAGCGGTTAGCCAGAATTGTCAAACGGTGTCAGGATATTCCCGGTCAGGAGTTGTTCCAGTATCGGGATGATAACGGTGAGTACCAAACCATTTCGTCGGGGGATGTGAACGATTACCTGCGCGAGATCACAGGTCAAGATTTTACCGCTAAAGATTTCCGCACCTGGGCTGGAACGGTTCTGGCTGCCTCTGAGCTAGCCAGCATTGGGCCTTTTACCTCCCAAACGGCTGCCAAGAAAAACATTGTGCAAGCCATTAAAACGGTAGCCGTGCATTTAGGAAACCGCCCCGCTACCTGCCGCAAATACTATGTGCATCCCGCTATTCTTGAAGCCTATCAGGACGAAACCCTGCACCAAATCACGCAGAAATATGCTGCGACGATCGTGGACAATGCCTATGCCCTCAAACCAGAGGAACTCGCAGTCGTTGCCATGCTAGAACAACAGGTGATGCAGGAGTTGCAGCACCAGGTTGCATGCTAA
- a CDS encoding OB-fold protein, producing MRSIVLTLALMGLASPAVASTCEESFQKKGDFFNGTAFSARVQIEGGTVEKTFSQLRPILARDGIKTISADVSTGVMKAENPATPFQRALPIDVFASLDGTLLNVEMVFTLPGGVGANRETVKKHLCSALNQLVPKAETAVAPPVRDDSTAVAIDANTLAKQVREAADNPARLRLNFVDKTFRVNGKVVGITESEGSYTVAFDSNPPVSGNASAEKTNRMTVLCKMAKNQDAAVAALQTNQNATLVGRFQKFDSTVNAIQLGDCIGR from the coding sequence ATGCGATCGATTGTTTTGACTCTAGCTCTTATGGGTTTAGCCAGTCCTGCTGTTGCCTCTACCTGTGAAGAAAGCTTTCAGAAGAAAGGTGATTTTTTCAACGGTACTGCCTTTTCGGCACGGGTTCAAATCGAGGGAGGAACTGTAGAGAAAACCTTTTCCCAATTGCGCCCCATCTTAGCTCGTGATGGAATCAAGACGATCAGCGCTGATGTCAGCACCGGGGTCATGAAAGCTGAAAATCCTGCCACCCCATTTCAGCGTGCTTTGCCGATCGATGTATTTGCATCTTTGGACGGCACCCTACTTAATGTCGAAATGGTTTTTACCCTTCCAGGTGGTGTGGGTGCAAATAGAGAGACTGTCAAGAAACACCTATGTAGCGCCCTCAATCAATTGGTACCCAAAGCTGAGACGGCAGTTGCCCCACCCGTCAGGGATGATTCTACGGCGGTTGCGATCGATGCAAACACGCTGGCAAAACAGGTCAGGGAAGCGGCAGATAACCCAGCTCGCCTGCGATTGAATTTTGTGGACAAAACGTTTCGGGTGAATGGGAAGGTTGTTGGTATCACGGAGAGTGAAGGTTCCTATACGGTAGCGTTTGATAGCAACCCGCCTGTATCGGGTAATGCCTCAGCCGAAAAGACGAATCGGATGACGGTTTTATGTAAAATGGCGAAGAATCAAGACGCCGCAGTTGCAGCCTTGCAAACGAATCAAAATGCGACCCTGGTAGGACGCTTCCAAAAGTTTGATAGCACTGTCAATGCGATTCAGCTAGGGGATTGCATCGGGCGCTGA
- a CDS encoding WD40 repeat domain-containing protein gives MLISGSADHTVKLWDTTTGECLRTLQEHPDRIDAVALSSDGKRLASGSADQTIRLWDCTTGQCLRVLQGHTGSVFSVGFSADGQILASASADQTIKLWDGVTGQFLNTLKGHTYWVLAIALSPASSPVSILASGSADHTIRLWDLETGQCVKTLSAHRQSVSSVRFSPDGQTLASGGGDRTVKLWAVSTGQCLKTLQGHTHPVLCVSFSPNGQLLASSSADETIKLWDANTGDCLRTLRIDRPYEGMNIFGIRGLTTAQIATLKSLGAVEHPL, from the coding sequence TTGCTAATCAGTGGCAGCGCCGATCACACCGTGAAACTGTGGGATACAACCACCGGAGAATGCCTCAGAACCTTACAGGAGCATCCCGATCGAATTGATGCTGTCGCCCTTAGTTCCGATGGAAAACGTCTTGCCAGTGGCAGTGCGGATCAAACCATCCGCCTCTGGGACTGCACCACGGGGCAATGTCTCAGAGTATTGCAAGGTCATACGGGTTCAGTGTTTTCGGTCGGTTTTAGTGCGGATGGTCAAATCCTTGCCAGTGCCAGTGCAGATCAAACGATCAAGCTCTGGGATGGGGTTACAGGGCAATTTCTAAACACCCTTAAAGGGCATACCTATTGGGTCTTGGCGATCGCCCTCAGTCCTGCTTCCAGCCCGGTAAGCATCCTTGCCAGTGGCAGTGCCGATCACACCATTCGACTTTGGGACTTGGAAACAGGACAATGTGTGAAAACGTTGTCAGCGCATCGCCAGTCTGTTTCATCCGTTCGCTTCAGTCCGGATGGGCAGACCCTTGCCAGTGGTGGGGGCGATCGCACCGTGAAACTGTGGGCAGTGAGCACTGGGCAATGCCTCAAAACCCTTCAGGGGCACACCCATCCAGTTTTGTGCGTCAGCTTCAGTCCCAATGGGCAACTCCTTGCCAGCAGCAGCGCCGATGAAACCATTAAATTGTGGGATGCTAACACGGGAGATTGTTTGAGAACCCTCCGCATCGATCGCCCCTACGAAGGCATGAATATCTTTGGAATTCGGGGTTTAACGACCGCCCAAATCGCAACCCTCAAATCCCTTGGTGCAGTAGAACACCCATTGTGA
- a CDS encoding WD40 domain-containing protein yields the protein MIDLPTGQRSRGVILNATGEEKLQNRMRQLDIERYPVPELVRRSQLVEGQGLHPATVRKILRGQGVDKESIALVFKAVDLTLEPQDYTGAKRGAEARDGGGGMGDEKIAPFPTPHSPLSTPCIDWGEAVDVSFFRGRSEELATIQQWVQVDHCRLVLLLGMGGIGKTTLATRLAEQLVGSGAEEKAEGRGQKAEGSTEDGGAGERGDAEKAEGRIQHSTSNIQHSIPPPFQFVIWRSLHNAPPLSELLDDLLKLLSNQDIVVPDPIGGKLSKLIEYLRQHRCLIVLDNLETLMQGETYTGQFQSAYQDYGELLRRVGETAHQSCVLLTSREEPDEVAMLSGQRLPVRSLHLTGLRTEARELLLSKGLVGSDAECQQLIERYGGNPLAIKIVSTTIQELFGGNISAFLEAGISSFHSIRLLLAQQYDRLTDTEKVVMNWLAINREKVSLLELESDIYPKLPKHQLLETLESLLRRSLIEQSLSGFTQQPVIMEFVTERFVEQVSGQVVGGRWQVIGNQESESVQHSTFKIQDSSPTPHSLLPTPLFTHALLKATARDYIRETQIRLIVQPTIAQLLRQLGTRRAIEVQLAQILDQQRQQGALESGYGAGNVLNLLIELGSDLSGFNFSHLPIWQAYLQGVNLQQSNFAGADFSRSVFTQIFGSILTVAFNPTGELLATGDDTGVVQVRRVADGEILLTLSGHAGHILSVHFSPEGQTLISRGEDQTVKFWQLSSGQCFRTLQRYTSQILSVAADAVSPVLITWGSDRSLRLWNLETGQSLAALQGNTQAVQMATLSSNGATLATAGGAETITLWEANTGQILQTLYGHTDRVQVLTFSPPLPVEGREGEILASGSGDHTIKLWQVQTGKCLRTLTGHSAPVISLRFSPDGVTLASSSADRTIRVWDVATGQCLRVLQGQDGTVRSLDFNPEGQILVSGGDDRSLKLWDTETGHCLRTWQGYRNAIPAVNFSCDGQTVVSGSDDQLIRLWDGQSGDRLKTLSGHTDQVLALAINAFPAHPTPHTPHPTPLC from the coding sequence GTGATAGATTTACCAACGGGGCAGCGCAGCCGAGGAGTTATCCTCAATGCAACCGGTGAGGAAAAGCTGCAAAACCGGATGCGCCAACTAGACATTGAGCGTTATCCAGTGCCGGAACTGGTTCGCCGCTCCCAACTGGTAGAAGGTCAGGGGCTGCACCCCGCCACAGTTCGGAAAATTCTGCGGGGGCAGGGAGTTGATAAGGAATCGATCGCCCTCGTTTTCAAAGCTGTCGATTTAACCCTGGAACCTCAAGACTACACAGGGGCAAAACGGGGAGCAGAAGCACGGGATGGGGGCGGAGGGATGGGGGATGAAAAAATTGCTCCATTCCCCACTCCCCACTCCCCACTCTCCACTCCCTGCATCGATTGGGGGGAAGCTGTTGATGTCTCCTTTTTCCGCGGACGCTCAGAAGAACTTGCAACCATTCAGCAGTGGGTTCAGGTGGATCACTGTCGGTTAGTGCTGCTTTTAGGAATGGGTGGCATCGGGAAAACGACGTTAGCAACCCGGTTGGCAGAGCAGCTTGTCGGAAGTGGGGCGGAAGAGAAGGCAGAAGGCAGAGGGCAGAAGGCAGAAGGTAGTACGGAAGACGGGGGGGCAGGAGAACGGGGGGATGCGGAGAAGGCAGAGGGTAGAATTCAACATTCAACATCCAACATTCAACATTCAATCCCTCCCCCTTTTCAATTTGTCATCTGGCGATCGCTCCACAATGCCCCTCCCCTGTCCGAATTGTTAGATGACCTGCTCAAATTATTGTCGAATCAGGACATTGTTGTACCCGACCCGATCGGGGGTAAGCTCTCGAAGCTGATTGAGTACTTGCGGCAACACCGATGCTTGATCGTGCTGGACAATCTGGAAACCCTGATGCAGGGGGAAACCTACACGGGACAGTTTCAATCAGCCTATCAAGACTATGGAGAACTGCTCCGGCGGGTTGGGGAGACTGCCCATCAGAGTTGTGTGCTGTTGACCAGCCGCGAGGAACCAGATGAGGTCGCGATGTTATCGGGGCAAAGGCTGCCTGTGCGATCGCTTCACCTGACCGGACTTCGCACAGAAGCCAGGGAACTTTTGCTCAGCAAAGGGCTGGTCGGTTCAGATGCGGAATGTCAGCAGCTGATTGAGCGCTATGGCGGTAATCCGCTGGCGATCAAAATTGTTTCAACCACCATTCAGGAACTATTTGGTGGCAATATCTCAGCTTTTCTGGAAGCTGGCATTTCCAGCTTTCACAGCATCCGACTGTTGCTCGCCCAACAGTACGATCGCCTGACGGACACAGAAAAAGTTGTCATGAACTGGTTAGCGATCAACCGTGAGAAAGTTTCCCTATTGGAGTTAGAGTCGGACATTTACCCCAAACTGCCCAAACACCAACTACTCGAAACCCTGGAATCCCTCCTTCGCCGCTCCTTAATTGAACAAAGCCTGAGCGGGTTTACCCAACAGCCCGTGATTATGGAATTTGTCACCGAGCGATTTGTGGAACAGGTTAGTGGACAGGTGGTCGGTGGTCGGTGGCAGGTGATAGGGAATCAGGAGTCAGAATCAGTTCAACATTCAACATTCAAGATTCAAGATTCTTCCCCTACTCCCCACTCCCTACTCCCCACTCCCCTATTTACCCATGCTCTGCTCAAAGCAACTGCCAGGGATTACATCCGTGAGACGCAGATTCGGTTAATCGTTCAACCCACGATCGCCCAATTATTAAGGCAGTTGGGAACCAGGCGCGCGATCGAAGTCCAACTGGCTCAAATTTTGGATCAGCAACGGCAGCAAGGAGCTTTGGAGTCAGGATATGGGGCAGGAAACGTGTTGAATCTGCTGATTGAATTGGGCAGTGATTTAAGCGGTTTCAACTTTTCCCATTTACCTATCTGGCAGGCATACCTCCAGGGTGTGAATCTGCAACAGTCCAACTTTGCCGGTGCGGATTTTTCCCGTTCTGTCTTCACACAAATTTTCGGCAGTATTTTAACGGTAGCATTCAACCCAACTGGGGAGCTTTTGGCAACGGGCGATGACACAGGTGTGGTGCAGGTGCGACGTGTTGCAGACGGGGAGATCCTTCTGACGCTGAGTGGTCATGCTGGACACATCCTGTCTGTCCACTTTAGCCCTGAGGGGCAGACCCTCATCAGTCGGGGAGAAGACCAGACCGTTAAATTCTGGCAACTCAGTTCTGGGCAATGCTTTCGGACTTTGCAACGCTACACCAGCCAGATTCTTTCCGTTGCTGCCGACGCGGTTTCACCCGTGTTGATTACCTGGGGCAGCGATCGTTCCCTTCGCCTCTGGAATCTTGAGACTGGACAAAGCCTTGCTGCCTTGCAGGGAAATACACAAGCGGTGCAGATGGCAACGCTCAGTTCCAATGGGGCAACCCTGGCAACAGCAGGCGGAGCAGAAACCATAACCCTCTGGGAGGCAAATACGGGGCAAATTCTCCAGACGCTATACGGTCATACCGATCGGGTTCAGGTTCTTACTTTTAGTCCGCCCCTGCCCGTGGAGGGTCGCGAAGGAGAGATTTTGGCAAGTGGTAGTGGCGATCACACCATTAAGCTGTGGCAGGTGCAAACTGGAAAGTGCCTCAGAACTCTTACAGGGCATAGCGCTCCGGTGATCTCGTTGAGGTTCAGCCCGGATGGAGTTACCCTTGCCAGCAGCAGTGCGGATCGCACAATAAGAGTTTGGGATGTGGCAACAGGGCAATGTTTGAGGGTTTTACAGGGGCAGGACGGAACCGTGCGATCGCTCGATTTTAATCCGGAGGGACAAATCCTTGTCAGTGGCGGTGACGATCGCAGCCTTAAACTCTGGGATACGGAAACCGGGCATTGTTTGAGAACCTGGCAGGGCTATAGGAACGCAATTCCCGCTGTCAACTTCAGTTGCGATGGGCAAACCGTTGTCAGTGGCAGCGATGATCAGTTAATTAGACTCTGGGACGGGCAATCGGGCGATCGCCTCAAAACCCTATCAGGACACACCGATCAGGTTCTTGCCCTTGCCATCAACGCATTCCCTGCACACCCCACACCCCACACCCCACACCCCACACCCCTTTGCTAA
- a CDS encoding response regulator transcription factor, whose translation MKILLVEDEEQTSTALTKSLTAQYYVVNSVDDGQSALELAEIFDYDLILLDVMLPRLDGIDLCRKLRAEGCQTPILLLTARDSVGDRALGLEAGADDYVTKPYELSELLARIRSLLSRC comes from the coding sequence ATGAAGATTCTGCTAGTCGAGGATGAGGAACAAACCTCTACCGCATTAACAAAATCTCTGACTGCCCAATATTATGTAGTGAATAGCGTTGATGATGGGCAGAGCGCGCTGGAATTGGCAGAAATCTTTGACTATGACTTGATTCTGTTGGATGTGATGCTGCCCAGATTGGATGGGATCGATCTTTGTCGTAAGCTGCGAGCGGAGGGATGTCAAACACCAATTCTATTGTTAACAGCAAGGGATAGTGTGGGCGATCGCGCCCTTGGCCTGGAAGCCGGAGCCGACGATTATGTCACGAAGCCCTACGAGTTGTCTGAGTTATTGGCTCGTATCCGATCGTTGTTGAGCAGGTGTTAG
- a CDS encoding sigma-70 family RNA polymerase sigma factor — protein MSHLDEQLRRLVEEACKHPPGSFDRQRCLTQIIRLTSGKLWRENVPYYQDALQKTWVYFCQHLCERGTGERYDPNRSGVITWLNYYLRRRLQDGFIEVQSRQKKFASVPASSDDERLNPVDLVPANPDVPPILDEVRSWAETDASGELRRVHIEGCPQVNCQVLILRRLPPETSWKALSEEFGVAVPTLSSFYQRQCLPRLRKFGESEGYI, from the coding sequence GTGAGCCATCTGGACGAGCAGTTACGTCGGCTAGTTGAGGAGGCCTGTAAGCATCCCCCTGGTAGCTTCGATCGCCAAAGATGCCTGACCCAAATTATTCGGTTAACATCGGGCAAGCTCTGGCGGGAGAATGTTCCCTACTATCAGGATGCCCTCCAGAAAACATGGGTTTATTTCTGTCAGCATCTCTGTGAAAGGGGCACAGGTGAGCGCTACGATCCAAATCGTAGTGGCGTCATTACCTGGCTGAACTACTACCTGAGACGGCGGTTACAGGATGGCTTCATCGAGGTTCAATCGCGACAGAAAAAATTTGCTTCCGTTCCCGCTTCCAGCGACGATGAGCGATTAAACCCAGTTGATCTGGTGCCCGCCAACCCTGATGTTCCCCCCATTCTGGATGAGGTGCGTAGCTGGGCAGAGACCGATGCCAGTGGCGAGTTACGCCGGGTTCACATTGAAGGTTGCCCCCAGGTTAACTGTCAGGTGTTGATTCTGCGCCGATTGCCCCCCGAAACAAGCTGGAAAGCCCTTTCAGAGGAATTTGGAGTGGCAGTGCCAACTCTCAGTAGTTTTTATCAACGTCAATGTCTTCCTCGTTTGCGTAAATTTGGTGAATCCGAGGGATATATCTGA